Proteins co-encoded in one Pelobates fuscus isolate aPelFus1 chromosome 5, aPelFus1.pri, whole genome shotgun sequence genomic window:
- the ANKRD34B gene encoding ankyrin repeat domain-containing protein 34B — protein MDETVDVTTEGNSLIKAVYQSRLRLTRLLLEGGAYINESNDRGETPLMIACKTKHVDHQSVSKVKMIKYLLENNADPNIQDKFGKTALMHACLENTGAEVVSLLLESGADPSIQDQTGFSALVYAVNSEHKETLKILLNACKAKGKEVIIITTDKSASGRQTTRQYLNVPPSPGAEQCNSPSPCTSPSEIELKTSPTPISTACEAEKELFSFKEADTSGGFKGSSEPGSPTRKPHISHAGPKLPLLQRLHSEPWLKIPPSLLHQHKVSSLHEELQDITPEEELSLKMSNSLLSKRYFTRHQSIDVKDAVHLLKTLESAGPRKMSCDEIHSHSLYNESIPTKSEVPVDQDPDSMQAMSVSSLKSIVQRRNLGANHYSSDSQLTTRLGPISSEDSKSLLEKKKMFSPPSMLFGSRESLENVSVTTLGRRNHAILERRGSGALLLDHIAQTRPGFLPPLNVNPHPPIPDISGHGKMINVVSTATKPMIPSAPLFPKESKSKKMLLRRHSMHTEQIKQLVNFEEILG, from the coding sequence ATGGATGAAACAGTAGATGTAACGACAGAAGGTAACTCTCTTATTAAAGCAGTTTATCAAAGTCGACTACGCCTTACAAGATTGTTGCTAGAAGGAGGAGCATACATCAATGAGAGCAATGATCGTGGAGAAACCCCACTGATGATCGCTTGCAAGACCAAGCATGTAGACCACCAAAGTGTGAGCAaagtaaaaatgataaaatatctgTTGGAAAATAATGCAGATCCAAATATCCAAGATAAATTTGGAAAAACAGCCTTAATGCATGCATGCCTGGAAAATACTGGTGCTGAAGTGGTTTCTTTGCTTTTGGAAAGTGGGGCTGACCCCAGCATCCAAGACCAAACTGGGTTCTCTGCACTGGTTTATGCTGTGAATTCCGAGCACAAAGAGACTCTAAAGATTCTACTCAATGCTTGTAAAGCCAAAGGAAAAGAGGTCATTATTATCACAACAGATAAGTCTGCTTCTGGGCGGCAGACTACAAGACAATATCTAAACGTCCCACCATCTCCAGGTGCAGAACAATGCAATTCTCCCAGTCCATGTACATCACCATCAGAGATTGAGTTGAAAACCTCTCCCACACCAATTTCAACTGCTTGTGAAGCAGAAAAAGAACTCTTTAGTTTTAAAGAAGCTGATACATCTGGTGGATTTAAGGGTTCCTCCGAGCCAGGATCTCCAACAAGGAAACCTCATATATCACATGCTGGACCAAAGCTACCACTTCTCCAGCGTTTACACTCTGAACCTTGGCTGAAGATACCACCTTCACTGTTACACCAACATAAAGTATCCTCTTTGCATGAGGAGCTGCAAGATATCACACCAGAAGAGGAGCTCTCTCTTAAGATGAGCAACTCATTATTATCCAAGCGTTATTTCACAAGACACCAGAGCATTGATGTTAAAGATGCTGTCCATCTTTTGAAAACTCTTGAATCTGCAGGCCCAAGAAAGATGTCCTGTGACGAGATCCATTCACATTCGCTATATAATGAAAGCATACCCACCAAATCAGAGGTCCCAGTTGACCAAGACCCAGATTCAATGCAGGCAATGTCTGTTTCAAGCTTAAAAAGTATTGTTCAGAGACGAAATTTAGGAGCAAATCATTACAGCTCTGACTCTCAACTCACGACCCGGTTGGGACCAATTTCATCAGAGGACAGCAAATCTTTACTAGAAAAGAAGAAAATGTTTTCTCCACCTTCCATGCTGTTTGGCTCTCGAGAATCTTTAGAGAATGTTTCCGTAACAACATTAGGCAGACGGAATCATGCCATTTTAGAAAGGAGAGGTTCTGGAGCCTTACTCCTAGATCACATTGCTCAGACTAGGCCAGGGTTTCTTCCACCTCTTAATGTAAATCCACACCCACCCATCCCAGATATTAGTGGCCATGGCAAAATGATCAATGTTGTGTCTACAGCCACAAAACCTATGATTCCATCTGCACCCCTATTCCCAAAAGAATCAAAAAGCAAGAAAATGTTGCTTCGAAGGCATTCAATGCACACGGAACAAATTAAACAACTTGTAAACTTTGAAGAGATCCTTGGCTAG